The following are from one region of the Methanospirillum hungatei genome:
- a CDS encoding type II toxin-antitoxin system MqsA family antitoxin: protein MKCAICKRGICEPGTITVTLERGPTTVVIRQVPAMVCNTCGEEYLNEEITDTVLSIAEHDVESGVQVDIREYRAACASI, encoded by the coding sequence ATGAAATGTGCAATTTGTAAACGTGGAATTTGTGAACCAGGCACTATTACTGTCACATTAGAACGAGGACCTACAACCGTGGTAATCAGACAGGTCCCAGCCATGGTTTGTAACACCTGTGGCGAAGAATATCTGAATGAAGAGATTACTGATACCGTCTTGTCGATTGCTGAACATGATGTCGAGTCTGGTGTTCAGGTTGATATCAGGGAGTACCGGGCTGCCTGTGCTTCCATATAA
- a CDS encoding DUF86 domain-containing protein, whose amino-acid sequence MRDWILFVEDIFHACGDIESYVKDLTYESFLDDKRTRDATVHNLLIIGESVKHIPSDILDSYPDIEWRKIAGLRDIIAHSYFNIKPSILWNIIVSKIHPLKNVAESILSEQAEEA is encoded by the coding sequence ATGAGAGACTGGATTCTTTTTGTGGAAGATATTTTTCATGCATGCGGTGATATCGAATCCTATGTAAAGGATCTCACATATGAATCATTTCTTGATGATAAACGGACACGGGATGCAACGGTTCATAATTTACTTATTATCGGTGAGTCAGTCAAACACATCCCTTCTGATATTCTAGACTCATACCCGGATATAGAATGGCGAAAGATCGCTGGTTTAAGGGATATTATTGCTCATTCATATTTTAATATAAAACCTTCAATCCTCTGGAATATAATCGTAAGCAAGATCCATCCCTTGAAAAATGTTGCAGAGTCTATTCTTTCTGAACAAGCAGAAGAGGCATGA
- a CDS encoding nucleotidyltransferase family protein → MDVIKEINTVLPILKRRFGISRIGVFGSYSTGTASPESDIDILVTFQEGQETFDNYMDLKFFLEDSFNKKVDLVIEDSIKTRIKERIIRETVFA, encoded by the coding sequence ATGGATGTAATAAAGGAGATCAATACGGTGCTTCCAATCCTGAAAAGAAGATTTGGGATATCGCGGATTGGTGTGTTTGGTTCATATAGTACAGGTACCGCATCTCCTGAAAGCGATATTGACATCCTCGTCACCTTTCAGGAAGGACAGGAGACCTTTGATAATTACATGGATTTAAAATTTTTTCTTGAAGACTCATTCAATAAAAAAGTGGATCTTGTCATTGAAGATAGCATAAAAACCCGGATAAAAGAAAGAATCATACGGGAAACAGTATTTGCATGA
- a CDS encoding type II toxin-antitoxin system RelE family toxin has protein sequence MDFSEDAEDDLKRLPNDVAQRIKDKIFFLETVSNPRKYLDKVEGKYNGRVYRYRIGDFRAYLTFKDEVLVIVVIQVGLRKNIYKR, from the coding sequence GTGGACTTTTCAGAGGATGCAGAAGATGATCTAAAACGACTTCCTAATGATGTGGCTCAAAGAATAAAAGATAAAATATTCTTTCTTGAAACGGTCTCCAATCCTCGAAAATATCTGGATAAAGTTGAGGGAAAATATAACGGCAGGGTTTATCGGTACAGGATTGGGGATTTTCGGGCATATCTAACATTCAAAGATGAAGTGTTAGTAATAGTTGTAATACAAGTTGGCTTAAGGAAGAATATTTATAAAAGATAG
- a CDS encoding HepT-like ribonuclease domain-containing protein, translated as MRDKIIHQYWDINQLLIWKTITEEIPPLIIGLKSILAKLDKEE; from the coding sequence ATGAGGGATAAAATCATTCACCAGTATTGGGATATAAATCAATTGTTGATATGGAAGACAATAACTGAAGAAATTCCTCCGCTTATAATCGGACTAAAATCCATACTTGCCAAGTTAGATAAAGAAGAATAA
- a CDS encoding nucleotidyltransferase family protein, whose translation MAKVQTRVIFSTLKSLKPKLMEQYHITRIGVFGSVIHGTQTEESDVDVLIEFSDPPGLFKFMEIEELLSDTLKIPVDLVDAEGIKPRLKKRILSEVQYV comes from the coding sequence ATGGCAAAAGTTCAAACCAGGGTTATATTCTCTACATTAAAATCCTTAAAACCAAAATTAATGGAACAATATCATATCACCAGGATTGGAGTTTTTGGTTCTGTGATTCATGGAACCCAGACTGAAGAAAGTGATGTTGATGTACTCATAGAATTCTCTGATCCCCCTGGTTTATTCAAATTCATGGAAATCGAAGAGTTACTATCAGATACGCTTAAAATCCCAGTTGATCTGGTTGATGCAGAAGGGATCAAACCCAGACTCAAAAAAAGGATATTATCAGAGGTACAGTATGTCTGA
- a CDS encoding Fic family protein: MDLLKNLTRESTLVELMADMGRTDRTKFRKNVLLPLIQDGLIELTIPDKPRSQHQRYRITPVGKKALEENHQ, translated from the coding sequence TTGGACCTCCTGAAAAATCTTACCAGAGAGAGTACTTTGGTAGAATTAATGGCCGATATGGGAAGAACTGACCGGACGAAATTTAGGAAAAATGTCCTCCTCCCTCTCATCCAGGATGGACTTATTGAACTGACCATCCCGGACAAACCACGAAGCCAGCATCAACGGTACCGGATCACTCCGGTCGGGAAAAAAGCATTGGAAGAGAATCATCAGTAA
- a CDS encoding ATP-binding protein, translating to MQPADLGHKSVRRNPIIADLYHRIGFIEKAGTGIERMREGARESGCPEPVFDADGFFTVTFTPIQTPEDDRHQVGTKKALSGH from the coding sequence ATGCAACCGGCTGATCTTGGGCATAAGAGCGTTCGGAGAAACCCAATCATAGCTGACCTCTATCACCGGATAGGTTTTATCGAGAAAGCCGGGACCGGAATCGAGCGGATGCGGGAAGGGGCACGGGAATCCGGATGTCCGGAGCCAGTATTTGATGCCGACGGATTTTTCACCGTAACCTTCACACCTATCCAGACCCCTGAAGATGACCGGCACCAAGTGGGCACTAAGAAGGCACTAAGTGGGCACTAA
- a CDS encoding restriction endonuclease has protein sequence MRRFFFSEISSSPLIIDAIYEGGDQNHAGDDPISKMFPGVGNQGGFRISYKNNSRKPAYVVLYTSGKEIEWPDYLDIETGMFRYYGDNRKPGYPLHETPKGGNALLRDTFNLLLATPDERRNIPPFFILEKVGEGRSVRFRGLAAPGSKHFPPDNALVAIWRTKENTRFQNYEAYFTILDSSDEPIPKEWLQALKNETGEEKIFEPDVWKKFINEGLQGIKPLHAPKIKIPSKSDQLPSDDYGRELLFTIYDYFKDNPYKFEAFAVELAKMIDNHFFEFDLTRPWRDGGRDAIGKYLIGHERGKLFVECALEAKCYNYDNSIGIKQTSRLISRLRYRQFGILVTTSFVDRQAYLEIKEDGHPVLLISGGDIVDVLKRNNMNKDDLIKWLENFER, from the coding sequence ATGCGTAGATTCTTCTTTTCAGAAATATCTTCATCGCCGTTAATTATCGACGCGATTTATGAAGGAGGTGATCAGAACCATGCTGGAGATGATCCAATCTCAAAAATGTTTCCCGGTGTTGGAAATCAGGGAGGATTTAGGATTTCTTATAAGAACAACTCCAGAAAACCAGCATATGTTGTTCTTTATACGAGTGGTAAAGAAATAGAATGGCCAGACTATCTAGATATTGAAACAGGAATGTTTCGCTATTATGGAGATAATCGCAAACCGGGATACCCTCTACATGAAACACCGAAAGGTGGAAATGCTTTACTCCGTGATACCTTCAACCTTCTTTTAGCCACTCCAGATGAACGAAGAAATATTCCTCCGTTTTTTATTCTCGAAAAGGTTGGAGAAGGAAGAAGTGTTCGATTCAGGGGCCTTGCTGCTCCCGGTTCAAAACATTTCCCTCCTGATAACGCTCTGGTGGCAATCTGGAGAACAAAAGAGAATACAAGATTTCAGAATTACGAAGCATACTTTACCATTCTTGATTCGAGTGATGAACCGATTCCAAAAGAATGGCTTCAGGCTTTAAAAAATGAAACCGGCGAAGAGAAAATTTTCGAACCTGATGTTTGGAAAAAATTCATCAATGAAGGTTTACAAGGAATTAAACCTCTTCATGCTCCGAAAATTAAAATTCCATCAAAGAGTGACCAGCTCCCTTCTGATGATTACGGACGTGAACTTCTCTTTACGATATATGATTACTTCAAGGATAATCCCTATAAATTTGAAGCATTCGCAGTAGAACTAGCAAAGATGATTGATAATCATTTTTTTGAATTTGACCTTACTCGACCCTGGCGTGATGGAGGGAGAGATGCTATCGGAAAATATCTTATTGGTCATGAACGCGGTAAATTATTTGTTGAATGTGCTTTAGAAGCTAAATGTTACAATTATGATAATTCTATAGGAATCAAACAAACATCCCGTCTTATATCCCGATTAAGATATCGGCAATTTGGAATTTTAGTGACGACCAGTTTTGTAGATCGTCAAGCATATTTGGAAATTAAAGAGGATGGTCATCCTGTTTTGTTAATCTCTGGTGGAGACATCGTTGATGTATTGAAACGAAATAATATGAATAAAGATGATTTAATTAAATGGTTGGAAAATTTTGAACGATGA
- a CDS encoding HNH endonuclease, whose amino-acid sequence MISIIDIGKTELKVNNTPIDLEYLNFSGEPWGSFGLKIYFFTDDSISSDNQKAEGYIFGRICEFTELLISLLPLEEQDDIRITTCYPEGEVIHQFVKKYERSRLNRTACIAIHGCKCRICGFDFSEKYGPLGDGFIHVHHITPVSEIKPGYRVNPESDLIPVCPNCHAMLHRTDPPLIPAQLIQKISDSDSKEQ is encoded by the coding sequence TTGATCTCTATAATTGATATCGGAAAGACAGAACTGAAAGTAAATAACACTCCAATTGATCTTGAATATCTCAATTTTTCCGGGGAACCCTGGGGCTCCTTCGGGCTCAAAATTTACTTTTTTACCGATGATTCGATAAGTTCAGACAATCAGAAAGCCGAGGGATATATTTTCGGAAGGATCTGTGAGTTCACAGAACTGCTGATCTCTCTTCTCCCCCTTGAAGAGCAGGATGATATCAGGATTACTACCTGTTATCCGGAAGGGGAAGTAATTCACCAGTTTGTGAAAAAATATGAACGTAGTCGGCTGAACCGGACTGCCTGTATTGCCATACACGGCTGCAAGTGCAGAATATGTGGTTTTGATTTTTCTGAAAAATACGGTCCTTTAGGAGACGGGTTCATCCATGTCCATCATATTACTCCGGTATCAGAAATTAAACCCGGATACAGAGTAAATCCGGAATCGGATTTAATCCCGGTGTGTCCGAACTGTCATGCAATGCTTCACAGGACTGATCCCCCTCTGATTCCAGCCCAATTGATTCAAAAAATCTCTGATTCTGATTCAAAGGAACAATAG
- a CDS encoding PDDEXK nuclease domain-containing protein, protein MRKRSSPPVPGSAPALIREEGLQQDTEYSVLLHEIREMISSTRNRVAYGVNRETVLLYWNIGSRIHQEVLQKDRGEYGKRIVETLSGQLLHEYGRGFSRANVFSMVRFAELYHDPGIIQTLSGQLSWSHFVELIKIDNDLQRDFYTQMCRIERWSVRLLKAKIQGMLFERTALSRKPEELARQELEVLRTEDQMSPDLVFRDPYFLDFLGLSDTYSEKDIESGIIREIERFILEMGSDFSFIARQKRITIDAEDYYIDLLFFHRRLRCLIAIDLKLGRFQAADKGQMELYLRWLDKYERVPGEESPMGLILCAGKSDEHVELLGLSDSGIRVAEYLTELPPRELLEAKLKSAMERAQNAVRK, encoded by the coding sequence ATGAGAAAACGTTCATCACCACCAGTACCGGGTTCAGCCCCCGCCCTGATCAGGGAAGAAGGATTGCAGCAGGATACGGAATATTCGGTTCTTTTACATGAGATCCGTGAGATGATCTCATCAACCCGAAACCGGGTTGCGTATGGAGTAAACCGGGAAACGGTTCTGTTATACTGGAATATCGGATCACGGATTCACCAGGAAGTTCTCCAAAAAGACAGGGGTGAGTATGGTAAGAGAATTGTCGAGACACTGTCTGGACAATTGCTCCATGAGTATGGCAGGGGGTTTAGTCGGGCAAACGTATTCTCCATGGTCCGGTTTGCTGAGCTCTATCATGATCCCGGAATAATCCAGACACTGTCTGGACAATTGAGCTGGTCACATTTCGTTGAACTCATCAAGATTGACAATGATCTGCAACGGGACTTTTACACACAGATGTGCAGGATTGAACGATGGAGTGTCCGTCTTCTCAAGGCAAAGATCCAGGGCATGCTCTTTGAGAGGACCGCACTTTCCCGAAAACCGGAAGAGTTAGCCAGGCAGGAGCTCGAAGTTCTCCGGACAGAGGACCAGATGAGCCCGGACCTGGTCTTTCGGGATCCGTATTTCCTTGATTTCCTCGGGCTTTCTGATACCTACTCTGAAAAGGATATTGAATCGGGTATTATCCGGGAGATCGAGCGGTTCATTCTTGAAATGGGTTCTGATTTCTCGTTTATCGCAAGGCAGAAGAGAATCACCATCGACGCAGAGGATTATTATATTGACCTCCTGTTCTTTCACCGCCGGCTTCGGTGTCTTATTGCAATTGACCTGAAACTGGGGAGGTTTCAGGCTGCTGATAAGGGTCAGATGGAACTGTATCTCCGGTGGCTTGACAAATACGAACGGGTTCCTGGTGAAGAGTCACCGATGGGTCTGATTCTCTGTGCCGGGAAGTCTGATGAGCACGTGGAGCTCCTTGGGCTTTCGGACAGTGGGATACGGGTTGCTGAATATCTGACCGAACTGCCGCCGAGAGAACTCCTTGAGGCGAAACTGAAGAGTGCGATGGAGAGGGCACAGAATGCAGTCAGAAAATAA
- a CDS encoding type I restriction-modification system subunit M, with product MARAKKSSETTAANLGFEATLWAAADKLRNNMDAAEYKHVVLGLIFLKYLSDAFEAKHSSLEQAYSDPKSTWYIAEPEVRYGVIEDPDEYRSENIFWIPKEARWSYIQQNAKRPEIGKIVDDAMYAIERDNAVLKNILPKEYARPGLDKEKLGELIDLIGTLNLSDSDNRSKDIIGRVYEYFLSEFASAEGRQGGQFYTPRCVVQILVSMISPFKGRVYDPCCGSGGMFVQSEKFVEAHGGRIGDISIFGQESNPTTWKLAKMNLAIRGIDHDLGAEHADSFRRDLHPNLKADYILANPPFNMKDWGGENLRDDVRWKYGIPPNGNANYAWIQHFIHHLSPLGIAGFVLANGSMSSNQSGEGEIRKNLLEADLVDCMVALPGQLFYSTQIPACLWFVGRNRSNGKFRDRRGEVLFIDARKMGVMRDRTHRELTDEDIEKIAGTYHTWRGDAGAGEYEDVPGFCASATLEEIAKHGHVLTPGRYVGAEDAEDDGEPFAEKMKRLTKQLSEQMEEGARLDEEIRKNLGGLGYTI from the coding sequence ATGGCTCGTGCAAAAAAATCTTCAGAAACAACGGCTGCAAACCTCGGGTTTGAAGCAACCCTCTGGGCTGCAGCAGATAAACTCCGGAACAATATGGATGCGGCTGAGTACAAACATGTTGTCCTTGGTCTTATTTTTCTGAAATATCTCTCTGATGCATTTGAAGCGAAACACTCCTCACTTGAGCAGGCATACTCTGATCCGAAAAGCACTTGGTATATCGCCGAGCCGGAAGTCAGGTATGGAGTAATCGAAGATCCTGATGAGTACCGGTCAGAAAATATCTTCTGGATCCCAAAAGAAGCCCGATGGTCCTATATCCAACAGAATGCGAAACGGCCGGAGATTGGGAAGATTGTCGATGATGCAATGTATGCCATCGAGCGGGATAATGCGGTACTCAAAAATATCCTGCCCAAGGAGTATGCACGTCCTGGTCTTGATAAGGAGAAACTTGGAGAACTCATCGATCTCATCGGGACACTCAACCTGAGCGACTCTGATAACCGGTCAAAGGATATCATCGGGAGAGTGTACGAGTATTTCCTCTCCGAGTTTGCGAGTGCAGAAGGAAGACAAGGAGGTCAGTTCTATACACCCCGATGTGTTGTTCAGATCCTTGTTTCGATGATATCCCCCTTCAAGGGTCGGGTGTATGATCCCTGTTGCGGTTCGGGGGGGATGTTTGTCCAGAGTGAGAAGTTTGTCGAGGCTCATGGTGGCCGGATTGGTGATATCTCAATCTTCGGGCAGGAATCGAACCCGACCACCTGGAAACTTGCCAAGATGAATCTTGCCATCCGGGGAATAGACCATGACCTTGGGGCTGAACATGCAGACAGTTTCCGGCGGGACCTTCATCCAAACCTGAAAGCGGATTACATCCTTGCTAATCCTCCATTTAATATGAAAGACTGGGGAGGGGAGAACCTCAGGGATGATGTCCGATGGAAGTACGGGATTCCTCCGAACGGGAATGCGAACTATGCATGGATTCAGCATTTTATCCACCATCTCTCTCCTTTAGGGATAGCCGGGTTTGTGCTTGCGAACGGGTCGATGTCATCGAACCAGTCAGGGGAAGGAGAGATCAGAAAGAACCTCCTCGAAGCAGACCTCGTGGACTGTATGGTGGCCCTTCCCGGTCAGCTCTTTTACTCTACCCAGATTCCGGCCTGTCTCTGGTTTGTTGGTCGAAACCGGTCAAATGGAAAGTTCCGGGACCGTCGTGGAGAGGTCCTATTTATCGACGCCCGGAAGATGGGAGTCATGAGGGACCGGACTCACCGGGAACTGACCGATGAGGATATTGAGAAGATAGCCGGGACGTATCATACCTGGCGGGGAGATGCCGGTGCCGGGGAATATGAGGATGTACCGGGATTCTGTGCTTCGGCAACCCTTGAGGAGATAGCAAAACACGGGCATGTTCTTACTCCGGGTAGATATGTGGGGGCCGAAGATGCAGAGGATGACGGAGAGCCGTTTGCTGAAAAGATGAAAAGGCTGACAAAACAGTTATCTGAACAGATGGAGGAAGGTGCCCGGCTTGACGAGGAGATTCGGAAGAATCTTGGGGGTTTAGGATACACCATATGA
- a CDS encoding EVE domain-containing protein: MVIWIASGNRENWEVVKKHNIWGVPKRSKGLHSRVKVGDTILIYARSETHAKEVFPSVIFGEYKVTELFEDSTPLFTAPPQMGDELFPFRFRLKPVKIFKEPVEIKPLIPELGFVTNKTMWSGHFRQAMREIPEEDYRKIVK, translated from the coding sequence ATGGTAATCTGGATAGCCTCCGGGAACCGGGAGAACTGGGAGGTCGTCAAAAAACACAATATATGGGGTGTCCCGAAACGGAGCAAGGGACTTCACTCCCGGGTGAAGGTTGGAGACACCATTCTCATCTATGCCCGGTCAGAAACCCATGCAAAAGAAGTATTTCCATCGGTTATCTTCGGAGAATACAAAGTTACCGAGCTCTTCGAAGATTCCACCCCATTATTTACCGCTCCACCGCAGATGGGAGACGAGCTTTTCCCATTCCGGTTCAGGTTGAAACCAGTGAAGATTTTCAAGGAGCCTGTTGAGATCAAACCGCTCATTCCGGAACTCGGGTTTGTGACAAATAAGACCATGTGGTCCGGCCATTTCCGGCAGGCGATGAGGGAGATTCCGGAAGAGGACTATCGAAAGATAGTGAAATAG
- a CDS encoding NosD domain-containing protein, translated as MYQNFGLLLKISLFFLVLQAPVILACSAEHTINVPGVPTNQTDNLSSFQRIDSISFLPPAINISDIKSSITAPKVNRPSISSHSFADIDLATKGNVILVPVTPTPEGSGYTYFNRTGSDESYFIYSPGTYTLQEGFSTSNTTAIYLGADDVTLDGNAQTITGNTANFGIIIESNRNNTTVRNFKGINNFCYGIDSSGDQVSLINNSLSENSYTGINSIGSHMYVYKNIIRNNYNGAFLSGNNAALKDNIISDNEVYGIFGFSKNYTLEKNRFDADEYGVILFGDNLSFHENTVRNNRKIGVQIQSTGASCIGNTISHNSANFHISGNNTTIKSNTISSAFFVLGYGIQAEGVNTTISENAIYNNPYGIIALCDDCKTLNNRVYSSYKLGISSEGKNSLISNNIIRDTVFTGMACYGDNTNAYANTIINATYGIVIMDYLNTSVIGNQINETRQYGLFFSGNPYRPGQGIGDIYNNYFGSENYVGGFNSINQYSYRWTNPSGPERGTNIVGGPFIAGNYWSNPDGTGWSDKQPPHVTGYSTTPFEISPGVNDTAPLVPQKPVTINATANDWGNIVPTGNSSYQSYTNQTFITQSKPGADLTDVVVDSASKGNIPSWTFTDLTENHDIETIGNPAPCQVHVFFTASQRYGEKPLTVAFSSEQSFGSPTSWYWQFGDGCTNTTQNPIHTYDSPGTYTVSLRASNGKTGGYSAWNNYITVTDG; from the coding sequence ATGTACCAAAATTTCGGACTTTTACTAAAAATCTCCCTTTTTTTCCTGGTTCTTCAGGCACCTGTTATCCTTGCCTGTTCAGCAGAACATACCATCAATGTACCAGGAGTCCCCACGAATCAGACCGACAACCTGTCGTCATTTCAAAGGATAGATTCAATTTCGTTTCTACCGCCAGCTATCAACATTTCTGACATTAAGAGCTCAATCACCGCTCCAAAAGTCAATAGACCGTCAATATCTTCCCATTCGTTCGCAGATATTGACTTGGCAACGAAGGGTAATGTCATCCTTGTTCCAGTTACTCCAACACCTGAAGGAAGCGGGTACACGTATTTCAATAGGACTGGAAGCGATGAGAGCTATTTCATCTATTCTCCTGGTACCTATACACTTCAAGAAGGCTTTTCGACCAGTAATACTACAGCAATTTACCTGGGAGCAGATGATGTCACTCTTGATGGAAATGCGCAAACAATCACTGGAAATACTGCTAATTTCGGAATTATTATCGAATCAAATAGAAATAACACAACGGTAAGAAATTTTAAAGGTATCAATAATTTTTGTTATGGTATTGATTCTAGTGGAGATCAGGTATCTCTCATTAATAACTCCTTATCAGAGAATTCTTACACCGGTATTAACTCCATTGGTTCGCACATGTATGTGTACAAGAATATCATCAGGAATAACTATAATGGGGCGTTTTTATCGGGAAATAATGCAGCATTGAAGGACAACATTATTTCGGACAATGAAGTTTATGGAATTTTTGGATTTTCAAAAAATTATACTCTGGAAAAAAACCGTTTCGATGCGGATGAATATGGAGTGATTCTTTTTGGAGATAATCTGAGTTTTCATGAAAATACTGTTCGAAATAATCGAAAAATTGGTGTTCAGATTCAAAGCACGGGAGCTTCCTGCATTGGTAATACGATAAGCCATAATTCCGCCAACTTTCATATATCGGGCAATAATACAACAATAAAAAGCAATACTATATCATCAGCATTTTTTGTTTTAGGGTATGGCATCCAAGCAGAAGGCGTAAATACCACGATATCAGAAAATGCGATATATAATAACCCATATGGAATAATTGCACTTTGCGATGACTGCAAAACACTAAATAACAGAGTTTATTCAAGTTATAAACTTGGCATTTCTTCAGAGGGAAAAAACAGTTTAATTTCAAATAATATTATTCGGGATACTGTCTTCACTGGAATGGCATGCTATGGTGATAATACGAATGCATATGCCAATACCATTATAAATGCAACATATGGGATAGTAATTATGGATTATCTCAATACTTCTGTTATTGGGAATCAGATCAATGAAACAAGACAATATGGGCTCTTCTTCTCTGGAAATCCTTATCGCCCAGGACAAGGAATTGGAGATATCTACAATAATTACTTTGGAAGTGAGAACTACGTTGGTGGATTTAACAGCATAAACCAATATTCATATCGATGGACAAATCCTTCAGGTCCGGAGCGTGGGACAAATATCGTCGGGGGTCCGTTTATTGCCGGTAATTACTGGAGCAACCCTGACGGAACTGGATGGTCAGATAAACAGCCACCACATGTAACCGGATATTCGACAACTCCATTTGAGATTTCACCTGGAGTGAACGATACAGCCCCACTTGTTCCACAAAAACCGGTCACAATCAATGCCACCGCAAATGACTGGGGGAATATTGTTCCAACTGGTAACAGTTCTTACCAGTCATACACGAACCAGACATTTATAACCCAATCCAAACCCGGAGCAGATCTCACGGATGTCGTTGTTGATTCCGCATCCAAAGGGAATATTCCCAGTTGGACTTTTACCGATCTGACCGAGAACCATGATATCGAGACGATAGGAAATCCAGCACCATGTCAGGTACATGTTTTCTTTACCGCATCACAGCGGTACGGAGAAAAACCTTTGACTGTCGCTTTCTCTTCAGAGCAGTCATTTGGGTCTCCGACCTCATGGTACTGGCAGTTTGGAGACGGTTGTACCAATACCACACAAAACCCAATCCATACGTATGATAGTCCGGGAACATACACGGTCTCCTTACGTGCATCGAATGGCAAGACAGGAGGATATTCGGCATGGAATAACTACATCACCGTAACAGACGGATAA